One window of Pelobates fuscus isolate aPelFus1 chromosome 9, aPelFus1.pri, whole genome shotgun sequence genomic DNA carries:
- the LOC134573008 gene encoding olfactory receptor 5AR1-like: protein MLGPTLPATSGAKLNSDSTVDIEIERSFEYQLKQGMTNWNNTEITEFLLMGLFVLPHLQYLLFSGFLLAYLTALCSNLTILLVTFAEPLIYTPMYFFLSNLSLIDLALTSSILPKLLHIYLTGHRNITYVACMTQVVLSVICVVSEFCLLAAMAHDRVIAICLPLRYTQIMKLGVCVKLAITLWLLGVLEATVFMCLLSQFSFCRSNVINHFFCHVKPLLQISCSATQSMESAIAVSSALFGFMPLLYIIITYIIIIATILKIRSSESKRKAFSTCSSHLTVVILTFGLVLGMYLSPESSFAMLQDKVFSLLYTLCLPIFNPLIYSLRNKDIKQALQKLKENIVR, encoded by the exons ATGTTGGGTCCTACGCTGCCTGCAACCTCCGGAGCCAAACTAAATAGTGATTCCACTGTGGACATTGAAA TTGAACGCAGTTTCGAATATCAGTTAAAACAAGGGATGACAAACTGGAACAATACAGAGATCACAGAATTTCTTCTCATGGGACTCTTTGTATTGCCACATTTACAGTATCTGCTTTTCTCGGGTTTTCTCCTAGCTTACCTGACGGCGTTATGCAGCAACCTAACTATCCTCTTGGTGACCTTCGCTGAACCTCTTATCTACACACCCATGTATTTCTTCTTGAGTAACTTGTCCCTTATTGACTTAGCTCTCACATCATCAATTTTGCCTAAACTCTTACATATCTACTTAACAGGTCATCGAAACATAACCTATGTGGCATGTATGACACAGGTTGTGTTGTCTGTTATATGCGTAGTATCAGAATTCTGTCTTTTAGCTGCCATGGCCCATGATCGAGTTATCGCCATTTGTCTTCCACTGCGCTACACACAAATCATGAAACTTGGGGTTTGCGTCAAACTAGCGATAACATTGTGGTTGTTGGGGGTTCTGGAAGCTACAGTCTTTATGTGTTTGTTGTCTCAGTTTTCCTTCTGTAGGTCAAATGTCATTAATCATTTTTTCTGTCATGTTAAACCTCTTCTTCAAATCTCCTGCAGTGCGACTCAGAGTATGGAGTCAGCCATTGCTGTTTCGTCAGCTCTGTTTGGGTTTATGCCActcttatatattataataacttACATCATCATTATAGCCACTATCCTGAAAATAAGATCTAGTGAAAGCAAGAGAAAGGCCTTCTCCACCTGCTCTTCTCATCTCACCGTGGTCATCCTGACGTTTGGACTAGTCCTTGGTATGTACTTGAGTCCGGAGTCTTCGTTTGCTATGCTGCAGGACAAAGTGTTTTCTTTACTTTACACTCTGTGCCTTCCCATATTCAATCCCCTTATCTACAGCTTGCGAAATAAGGACATAAAGCAGGCTTTgcaaaaactaaaagaaaatatTGTGCGATGA